In Leptospiraceae bacterium, one DNA window encodes the following:
- a CDS encoding long-chain fatty acid--CoA ligase, with protein MNNPPKFFYDLIQETAKKFPNKVSFKKRDTEGNFVGKTYSQIFEEINQITAGLINLKVSVGDKIAFLCDASPNWILVDISIVASGAVSVPRGTDVTDEDIIYILSHSESKFAIVQKEKDRKRLMKLKRKFPKLKEIFVIESENFQLATGKNSLTDLMKKGESALKKDPKIIQNRKTKINPKNLATLIYTSGTTGAPKGVMLNQMNWIDAVHKVLNRIEVTENDRIVSLLPPWHALERAIEYAVISTGADFLVSDSAKIKDDLREFKPTMFPSVPRIWESVYNGIMSKIKKEKPAKQKIFNFALKISEIFAKEKAFLLGYDPAIEEPNPILSTIRKILAGIHLIFLFPLRILANKIFSPIHGAVGGNLRISVSGGSALPSVVDRFLTSIGIKVLEGYGLTETAAVISVRNAFKPTSGTLGDPLIGYQIQIKDDKGHDVSSTPGKRGVLWVKSDQILMGYYKRPELNKAVFDKDRFFDTGDIMTLNYKGELIFAGRAKDTIALAGGENVEPGPIEDKLLVSEFIDQVMVTGDDKKTLGALIVPNFERVKIELQLKEVTEKWNENKQVRELFKKEITRLISKDTGFKTFELIPGNCFYIVPRNFDPDTEMTRTLKMKRTIIKEHFQKEIDGMY; from the coding sequence CAAGAAACTGCAAAAAAATTTCCTAATAAGGTAAGTTTTAAAAAAAGAGACACTGAAGGAAATTTTGTCGGAAAAACATATAGCCAAATCTTTGAAGAAATCAACCAAATCACTGCTGGACTGATTAATTTAAAAGTCTCAGTGGGAGACAAAATTGCATTTCTATGTGATGCCTCCCCTAACTGGATATTGGTAGATATTTCAATAGTAGCCTCAGGTGCAGTAAGCGTCCCCAGAGGAACTGATGTAACTGATGAAGATATAATTTATATACTCAGCCATTCTGAAAGTAAGTTTGCAATCGTTCAAAAAGAAAAAGACCGAAAAAGGCTAATGAAGCTAAAACGAAAATTTCCAAAGCTAAAAGAAATTTTTGTAATTGAAAGTGAAAATTTTCAGCTCGCCACGGGGAAAAATTCTCTAACCGATTTAATGAAAAAGGGAGAGTCTGCACTAAAAAAAGATCCAAAAATAATCCAAAATAGAAAAACAAAAATCAACCCAAAAAACTTAGCTACTTTAATCTATACAAGCGGGACTACCGGCGCACCAAAAGGGGTCATGCTAAACCAGATGAATTGGATAGACGCAGTTCACAAAGTTTTAAATAGAATTGAAGTAACGGAAAATGACAGAATAGTAAGTCTTCTCCCTCCTTGGCACGCATTAGAAAGAGCGATTGAATACGCAGTAATAAGCACGGGTGCAGATTTTTTAGTCTCAGACTCTGCAAAAATAAAAGATGACTTAAGAGAATTCAAGCCGACTATGTTTCCATCTGTTCCAAGAATCTGGGAGTCAGTGTATAACGGAATTATGTCTAAGATCAAAAAAGAAAAGCCTGCAAAGCAAAAGATATTTAATTTTGCTTTAAAAATTAGTGAAATTTTTGCAAAAGAAAAAGCGTTTCTATTAGGCTATGACCCTGCAATAGAAGAACCAAATCCGATTCTAAGTACAATTCGTAAAATTCTCGCTGGCATTCATTTAATTTTTCTTTTTCCATTAAGAATTTTAGCGAATAAGATTTTTTCCCCCATCCATGGAGCTGTTGGAGGTAATTTAAGAATATCAGTATCAGGCGGAAGCGCACTTCCAAGCGTAGTAGATAGATTTCTAACTTCCATAGGAATAAAAGTTTTAGAAGGATACGGACTAACAGAAACTGCTGCTGTAATCTCAGTCCGAAATGCTTTTAAGCCAACTTCAGGAACTTTGGGAGATCCACTAATAGGCTACCAAATACAAATCAAAGACGATAAAGGCCACGACGTATCTTCTACTCCGGGGAAAAGAGGAGTACTCTGGGTGAAAAGCGATCAAATTCTAATGGGATACTATAAAAGACCGGAATTAAATAAAGCAGTGTTTGACAAAGATAGATTTTTTGACACTGGAGATATTATGACTCTAAACTACAAGGGAGAATTAATTTTTGCAGGAAGGGCAAAAGACACGATTGCACTTGCAGGTGGAGAAAACGTAGAACCCGGTCCGATTGAAGATAAGTTATTAGTAAGTGAGTTCATTGATCAAGTTATGGTAACAGGAGATGATAAAAAAACTTTAGGAGCCTTAATAGTTCCCAACTTTGAAAGAGTAAAAATAGAGCTTCAATTAAAAGAAGTTACCGAAAAATGGAATGAAAATAAACAAGTTCGTGAGCTATTTAAAAAAGAAATTACAAGGTTGATTTCTAAAGATACCGGATTTAAAACTTTTGAATTAATCCCCGGAAATTGCTTTTACATAGTACCCAGAAATTTCGACCCGGACACCGAAATGACAAGAACTTTAAAAATGAAAAGAACTATAATCAAAGAACACTTTCAAAAAGAAATCGACGGAATGTATTAA
- the cysK gene encoding cysteine synthase A codes for MKAENILQTIGNTPHVRVNHLFGKDHEVWVKLEKYNPGGSIKDRIALSMIEDAEKKGLLKKDSVIVEPTSGNTGIGLALVAAVKKYPLILVMPESMSLERRKIMSAYGATFELTPREKGMPGAIERAKEIAAEKKNAWIPQQFENEANIKIHQEATAKEILADFPEGFDYLITGVGTGGHITGVARALKEKFPKLKVFAVEPSASPVISGGKPGPHPIQGLGAGFIPKNLHTNLLDGTIQVTKEEAFEYTIRAAKEEGLFIGVSSGAALASVASKIKEAPKGSRILTFNYDTGERYLSIDGLFT; via the coding sequence ATGAAAGCAGAAAATATATTGCAAACCATAGGAAACACTCCTCATGTAAGGGTGAATCATTTATTTGGAAAAGACCACGAGGTTTGGGTAAAATTAGAAAAATACAACCCGGGTGGAAGTATCAAAGACAGAATTGCATTGTCTATGATCGAAGACGCTGAAAAGAAAGGCCTATTAAAAAAAGATAGCGTAATTGTTGAGCCAACTTCTGGAAATACTGGAATCGGACTTGCTTTGGTTGCAGCCGTAAAAAAGTACCCGCTTATTTTAGTTATGCCTGAGTCTATGTCTCTTGAAAGACGAAAAATCATGTCTGCTTATGGTGCAACTTTTGAGCTAACCCCGAGAGAAAAAGGAATGCCCGGGGCTATCGAAAGAGCAAAAGAAATTGCTGCAGAAAAAAAGAACGCTTGGATTCCACAACAATTTGAGAACGAGGCAAATATCAAAATTCACCAAGAGGCAACTGCAAAAGAAATCTTGGCAGATTTTCCAGAGGGCTTTGACTATCTTATAACAGGGGTAGGAACAGGTGGACATATTACTGGTGTTGCTCGGGCTCTAAAAGAAAAGTTTCCAAAATTGAAAGTATTTGCAGTTGAGCCATCAGCGTCTCCTGTGATCAGTGGTGGAAAGCCGGGCCCACATCCAATCCAAGGCCTTGGTGCAGGTTTTATTCCAAAAAATTTACACACAAATCTTTTAGACGGAACTATTCAGGTTACAAAGGAAGAGGCTTTTGAATATACTATTCGAGCTGCAAAAGAGGAGGGGTTATTTATTGGAGTGTCCTCTGGTGCTGCACTTGCATCCGTTGCAAGTAAGATCAAAGAAGCTCCAAAGGGTTCAAGAATCCTTACCTTTAACTACGATACAGGAGAAAGATATTTGTCCATCGACGGACTTTTTACCTAA
- a CDS encoding carbonic anhydrase, which produces MSDFYNTIIENNKKWVESKLALDPNFFLKLKDTQSPSLLWIGCSDSRIPANEVIGAQPGEVFVHRNIANMVIHSDINMLSVLDYAVNILKVRHVIVCGHYGCGGVKAAMSSRPVGIIDNWIRHIKDSYRFRKNEIESIQDENERLDRFVEWNTKQQVFNLAVTSIVQQAWSNGQELSIHGWIYRIDSGLIKDLEVNFSSHGDLKNSSVYRLDFEEIP; this is translated from the coding sequence ATGTCTGATTTCTATAACACAATAATTGAAAACAACAAAAAATGGGTAGAGTCTAAATTGGCTTTGGACCCGAATTTTTTTCTGAAGCTAAAAGACACACAAAGCCCCTCTTTACTTTGGATCGGTTGCTCGGATAGTAGAATCCCTGCAAATGAAGTAATAGGCGCACAACCCGGTGAAGTATTTGTTCACAGAAATATTGCCAACATGGTTATTCACTCCGACATAAATATGTTGAGTGTTTTAGATTACGCAGTGAATATTCTAAAAGTAAGACATGTGATCGTTTGCGGTCATTATGGTTGTGGCGGAGTAAAGGCAGCGATGAGTTCGAGACCTGTGGGAATTATCGACAACTGGATTCGTCATATAAAAGACAGTTACAGGTTTCGGAAAAATGAAATTGAATCAATTCAAGACGAGAATGAAAGATTGGATCGATTTGTAGAATGGAATACAAAACAGCAAGTTTTTAATTTAGCGGTAACATCTATTGTTCAACAAGCATGGAGTAATGGACAGGAATTATCTATTCATGGTTGGATTTATAGGATTGACTCAGGACTAATCAAAGACTTAGAAGTAAATTTTTCCTCTCACGGTGATTTAAAGAACAGCAGTGTATATAGATTGGACTTTGAAGAAATACCATAG
- a CDS encoding gamma carbonic anhydrase family protein, which translates to MIYEFQSIKPNIHETAFIAPSADIIGNVTIGKNSSIWFQTLVRGDVNYITIGENVNIQDMSVVHVARDKFPTIIGDNVSIGHRAIVHGCVLQKFSFVGMGAMLMDGVELGEYSFIAAGTLIPPGKKIPPGVLVMGSPGKIIRDITDEDREIITRTASNYSRYKDNYLKEKDFACKG; encoded by the coding sequence ATGATTTACGAATTTCAATCTATAAAACCAAATATTCACGAAACTGCGTTTATTGCTCCAAGTGCAGATATAATCGGGAATGTCACTATAGGAAAAAATTCTTCAATTTGGTTTCAAACACTTGTCCGAGGGGATGTAAATTATATTACAATCGGAGAAAACGTAAATATTCAAGATATGAGTGTAGTGCACGTAGCGAGAGATAAATTTCCCACAATCATAGGAGATAACGTATCTATCGGACACAGGGCAATCGTTCACGGTTGTGTATTGCAAAAATTTTCATTTGTAGGAATGGGTGCAATGCTAATGGATGGGGTAGAATTGGGTGAGTATTCTTTTATTGCAGCCGGAACTCTTATCCCTCCCGGAAAAAAAATTCCACCCGGTGTACTTGTAATGGGTAGTCCGGGTAAGATTATCAGGGACATTACGGACGAAGATAGAGAAATCATTACTCGAACTGCAAGCAATTATTCAAGGTATAAGGATAACTATCTAAAAGAAAAAGATTTTGCATGCAAGGGCTAA
- a CDS encoding MoxR family ATPase yields MSDPREDFEKYILSNELGEAVKIAEITERPLLVKGEPGTGKTLLAHYVSTQKKMPLFRWHVKSTSEAKEGLYFYDAVARLNDSRFSEIDSKKDIHNIENYIRLGALGEAFESDVKPIVLIDEIDKADIEFPNDLLLELDSMEFFITETNRKVKAKHRPLIIITSNNEKELPDAFLRRCIFHYIDFPSKEFMESIVKSHFPEIDKDILKKAIETFYSLRKSYDLKKKPSTSELIDWIHILLHQGADWKKTNIPYLGTLVKNEEDYEVLKGR; encoded by the coding sequence ATGTCCGATCCTAGGGAAGATTTTGAGAAATATATACTGTCGAATGAACTTGGAGAGGCAGTAAAAATTGCAGAGATTACAGAGAGACCACTTCTTGTAAAAGGTGAGCCCGGAACTGGGAAAACCTTACTGGCTCACTATGTTTCTACCCAAAAAAAAATGCCACTTTTTCGATGGCATGTAAAGTCAACGAGTGAAGCAAAAGAAGGGCTGTACTTTTATGATGCAGTTGCAAGACTAAATGATTCTAGGTTTTCAGAAATAGATTCAAAAAAAGATATACACAATATAGAAAATTATATCCGACTCGGTGCGCTTGGAGAGGCTTTTGAGTCAGACGTAAAGCCCATAGTGTTGATTGACGAAATTGACAAGGCCGATATAGAGTTTCCAAATGATTTGCTATTGGAACTCGATAGTATGGAATTTTTTATTACAGAGACAAATAGAAAAGTCAAGGCAAAACACAGACCCTTAATTATTATCACTTCCAATAACGAGAAGGAGTTGCCTGACGCATTTTTAAGGAGGTGTATTTTTCATTATATAGATTTCCCTTCTAAAGAATTTATGGAATCTATCGTGAAGTCTCATTTTCCAGAAATTGATAAAGATATTCTAAAAAAGGCAATCGAAACTTTCTATTCTCTTAGAAAAAGCTATGACTTAAAAAAGAAGCCATCTACAAGCGAACTAATTGACTGGATTCATATTTTACTTCACCAGGGGGCAGACTGGAAAAAAACAAACATCCCTTACCTTGGTACTCTTGTAAAAAATGAGGAAGACTACGAAGTTTTAAAAGGCAGGTAG
- a CDS encoding ATP-binding cassette domain-containing protein, with the protein MISVSGLAVRFGKKTLFENVTIKFKSGSRYGLIGANGTGKSTFMKILAGIEQPHQGVVSVDKGMVIGYLKQDHYEYENETITNTVIQGNKELWKISQERDRLYALPEMSEEEGIRASELEEEFADLGGYESESVAGELLEGLGIPSNIHNETMSKITGGFKLRVLLAQVLFLKPDVLLLDEPTNHLDIKTITWLENFLKSYNGVVIVISHDRHFINSIATDIADLDYSSIKIYPGNYDDFMEASTLAREQLISENKRKKEKIADLQEFVNRFSANASKAKQATSRAKLIEKIKVEEMKPSSRVSPYIRFKVGKPLGKDVIDAVNISKKYSTQIFKEVNISISKGEKVAIIGTNGVGKTTLLKCLMKRLEPDTGKVDWGMSVYASYFPQDHREGIEVDKPSLIEWLYSYAPPGTDMTVIRGLLGRMLFSGEMAQKSTEVLSGGEKSRLILARMIMAEDNLLALDEPTNHLDLESIEALNYALSIYEGTVLFVSHDREFVSSLATRILEVTSDGIKDFKGTYEEFLDREGADYYKRQSTISILASAT; encoded by the coding sequence ATGATTAGTGTATCGGGTCTTGCAGTACGTTTTGGGAAAAAAACTTTATTCGAAAATGTGACAATTAAATTCAAATCGGGATCTAGGTATGGTCTTATAGGAGCCAACGGTACCGGTAAGTCAACTTTTATGAAAATTCTTGCCGGTATTGAGCAGCCTCACCAAGGGGTGGTTTCTGTGGATAAAGGGATGGTCATAGGATACTTAAAACAGGATCACTATGAATATGAGAATGAAACTATTACCAATACCGTAATTCAAGGAAATAAAGAATTGTGGAAGATTTCTCAGGAAAGAGATAGACTCTATGCCTTACCCGAAATGAGTGAAGAAGAAGGGATTCGGGCAAGCGAATTAGAAGAGGAATTTGCAGATTTAGGTGGTTATGAATCTGAAAGTGTAGCAGGTGAATTGCTGGAAGGGCTGGGTATTCCATCCAATATCCATAACGAAACTATGTCTAAGATTACTGGTGGGTTTAAGCTAAGGGTTTTACTCGCTCAAGTTTTATTTTTGAAGCCGGATGTACTTCTTTTAGATGAGCCTACAAACCACCTTGATATTAAGACGATTACTTGGCTGGAAAATTTTCTAAAATCCTATAATGGGGTCGTGATTGTGATTTCTCACGATAGACATTTTATAAACTCAATCGCTACAGATATTGCAGATTTAGATTATAGCTCGATTAAAATTTATCCGGGGAACTACGACGATTTCATGGAAGCATCTACTCTTGCAAGAGAGCAATTGATTTCTGAAAATAAAAGGAAAAAAGAAAAAATTGCGGACTTGCAAGAATTTGTGAATCGTTTTAGTGCAAATGCAAGTAAAGCAAAGCAGGCCACTTCCAGAGCAAAGTTAATAGAAAAAATTAAAGTAGAAGAAATGAAGCCTTCTTCCAGAGTATCGCCATACATTCGGTTTAAAGTGGGTAAACCTCTTGGTAAAGATGTGATCGATGCAGTAAATATTTCTAAAAAATATTCTACCCAGATTTTTAAAGAGGTAAATATATCTATCAGCAAGGGTGAAAAGGTTGCAATCATCGGAACAAATGGAGTTGGTAAAACTACTCTTTTAAAATGCTTGATGAAAAGATTGGAGCCGGACACGGGAAAAGTAGATTGGGGTATGAGTGTGTATGCTTCTTATTTTCCGCAAGACCATAGAGAAGGCATTGAAGTCGATAAGCCAAGTCTAATTGAATGGCTTTATAGTTACGCTCCACCAGGGACAGACATGACTGTGATTCGAGGGCTGCTCGGAAGAATGCTTTTTAGTGGTGAGATGGCTCAAAAAAGTACAGAAGTCTTGTCGGGTGGTGAAAAGTCCAGACTGATCCTAGCAAGAATGATTATGGCAGAGGATAATTTGTTAGCCTTAGACGAGCCTACAAATCACTTAGACTTAGAGTCTATCGAAGCCTTGAACTACGCACTGTCGATATATGAGGGGACTGTGCTATTTGTATCCCACGATCGAGAATTTGTATCTTCTCTTGCTACAAGAATTTTAGAGGTAACCTCAGATGGAATAAAAGATTTCAAAGGAACTTACGAGGAATTTTTAGACAGGGAAGGGGCTGACTATTATAAAAGACAGAGTACTATATCTATTTTAGCGAGTGCTACTTGA
- a CDS encoding OmpA family protein — MKAIFFSFLFLSQFALIAKESVQVGEIIGAGKFFKTKEFTCELIANDLSIELAEATGNKIRALVITSGRTCEITRYEISPFTTESNLPPWTLKQIPKYVHRRLPAFNPKVTPDGNQMFWTTLIEKKRNSTQKIWYSELDEFGFWKPGIQLAEPLNNDTPSAVISALPGGNELFVFGSYSEEEIIKNLEKEMDTEHKRIIKESKNEREYKLRFADLQIIFQRRLDRIYSRVPLYKTFKTGHNWTHPKPISFPDFYNLYKKEDNPNQQVFGGSALSSSGKVLIYSVMQSDSQGKLDLYISIADKNGNFPLGRNLGRTINTNEEEMAPFLAADDRTLYFSSNGHNGLSIYFTQRIGDGWINWTSPLEISKNLQGVNFFTIPASGNWAYISKNGQLYMTYLPQEFRPKPVILVKVKVKNEKGEPIDAEIIFESLKNNEQLGTTISESEKGNFSIVVPHGERYGFVAKKNGYLPVHKSIDLRNSDNLYKEVDVDIVLPEIKKGKEIVINNLFFDTKKFDITKDSEPELDRLAEIIKENKNIKISIEGHTDNVGGEKDNLELSKARANSVLEYLHNKHKIPKERLSSKGFGEKKPVADNSTPESRAKNRRVIFKILD, encoded by the coding sequence ATGAAGGCTATTTTCTTTTCTTTTCTATTTTTATCCCAATTTGCACTTATCGCAAAAGAAAGTGTACAAGTCGGAGAAATCATCGGAGCCGGCAAATTTTTTAAAACAAAAGAATTTACTTGTGAACTAATTGCAAACGATTTATCCATAGAGCTTGCCGAAGCCACCGGAAATAAAATACGTGCTCTTGTTATAACATCAGGCAGAACTTGTGAAATCACCCGCTATGAAATTTCTCCATTTACAACAGAATCAAATCTTCCCCCATGGACTTTAAAACAAATTCCAAAATACGTCCACAGAAGACTCCCTGCATTCAATCCAAAAGTTACACCCGATGGGAATCAGATGTTTTGGACTACGCTAATCGAAAAAAAAAGAAACTCCACTCAAAAAATCTGGTATTCCGAGTTAGATGAATTTGGCTTTTGGAAGCCCGGTATCCAACTGGCAGAGCCTTTGAATAATGACACACCTTCCGCTGTAATTTCAGCTTTACCAGGAGGGAATGAACTTTTTGTATTCGGAAGCTATTCGGAAGAGGAAATTATAAAAAATTTAGAAAAAGAAATGGATACCGAGCACAAAAGAATTATCAAAGAATCCAAAAATGAAAGAGAATACAAATTGCGATTTGCTGATCTTCAAATTATTTTCCAAAGAAGATTAGATAGAATTTACAGTAGAGTTCCTTTGTACAAAACTTTTAAAACCGGTCACAACTGGACTCATCCAAAGCCAATTTCATTTCCTGACTTCTACAATTTGTATAAAAAAGAAGACAATCCAAACCAACAAGTATTCGGTGGATCGGCACTTTCAAGTAGCGGAAAAGTCTTAATCTATTCGGTAATGCAAAGCGACTCTCAGGGCAAATTAGATTTGTATATATCCATAGCAGACAAAAACGGGAATTTCCCACTTGGCAGAAACCTCGGTAGAACAATTAATACAAACGAAGAAGAGATGGCTCCATTTCTTGCAGCAGATGACCGAACCTTATATTTTTCCAGTAACGGTCACAACGGGCTCTCTATTTACTTCACTCAAAGAATCGGAGATGGGTGGATCAACTGGACAAGTCCTCTTGAGATTTCAAAAAATCTTCAAGGAGTAAACTTTTTTACAATACCTGCGTCTGGAAACTGGGCTTATATAAGCAAAAATGGACAATTGTATATGACTTATTTGCCACAAGAATTTCGACCAAAGCCGGTGATACTGGTAAAAGTAAAGGTTAAAAATGAAAAAGGAGAACCAATTGATGCAGAAATTATTTTTGAATCTCTGAAAAATAACGAACAGTTAGGCACGACTATCTCTGAATCTGAAAAGGGGAATTTTTCTATTGTAGTCCCACACGGTGAAAGATATGGATTTGTAGCAAAAAAAAATGGTTATCTCCCTGTTCATAAAAGTATCGACCTTAGAAATTCCGACAACCTCTATAAAGAAGTAGATGTAGATATAGTTTTACCAGAAATTAAGAAAGGTAAAGAAATCGTAATCAACAATCTTTTCTTTGACACAAAAAAATTCGATATAACAAAAGATTCAGAGCCGGAGTTAGATCGTTTAGCTGAAATTATCAAAGAAAATAAAAATATAAAAATTTCCATAGAAGGCCATACCGATAACGTGGGAGGTGAAAAAGATAATCTCGAATTGTCAAAAGCCAGAGCAAATTCTGTTTTAGAATACCTCCACAACAAACACAAAATCCCAAAAGAGAGGTTGAGTTCTAAAGGCTTTGGTGAAAAAAAACCAGTAGCAGACAACTCTACCCCTGAATCCAGAGCAAAAAATAGAAGAGTGATCTTCAAAATTTTAGATTAG
- a CDS encoding MarR family transcriptional regulator encodes MKLELDKQLGFNLYRASLLFRRELIRCLREYKITPEQWQALVHIWDKGTTTQSEIANITLQDAPSISRMIGRLIKNGWIKKKINPNDKREIYLSITPIGKKLESILPKKLRENFNLFLKKFPELDQKELLKLLIQLRVSLNDFESKK; translated from the coding sequence ATGAAACTTGAATTAGATAAACAACTTGGTTTTAATCTATATAGAGCATCCTTGCTATTTCGCAGAGAATTGATTCGATGCTTGCGAGAATACAAGATTACACCAGAGCAGTGGCAAGCCCTAGTGCATATATGGGATAAGGGAACTACAACCCAATCTGAAATAGCAAATATTACCCTTCAAGATGCACCAAGCATATCAAGGATGATTGGGAGATTGATCAAAAATGGATGGATCAAAAAGAAAATTAACCCTAATGATAAAAGAGAGATTTATTTAAGTATAACTCCGATTGGGAAAAAACTTGAATCTATTTTACCTAAAAAACTAAGAGAGAATTTTAATTTATTTCTAAAGAAATTTCCAGAACTGGATCAAAAAGAGCTTTTAAAACTATTAATTCAACTCAGAGTTTCTCTAAATGATTTTGAAAGTAAAAAATAA
- a CDS encoding M23 family metallopeptidase yields the protein MLQQALHELRAAGDYDPNSAYVQIIWNGLPRVANDIFFKKFTHQLIQLYPKQSQLYEALGLIYISKAENAHQPISENILKQVISLRRKGRDLFDAGATEVPTLKLTAFPFNARFLVTTPWNGEVWSHVGIQGKHCYDLMGVDEQGKVIKAGGDGKSNEDFHTFGIELMAVANGTVVSATMGSSDQPPGERNWQPGNTVMIRHVDGSYAYYDHLKYPGPSVKVGEPVRQGQVIGHMGNTGASGAPHLHFCLFRDVNSTRVTIPYTFPTRNITSEKRSGQSQGPYRKGDIVIP from the coding sequence ATGCTCCAACAGGCATTACACGAGTTGCGCGCAGCGGGAGATTACGACCCAAATTCAGCCTATGTCCAGATCATTTGGAATGGTCTGCCAAGGGTTGCCAACGATATTTTTTTTAAAAAATTTACACATCAATTGATACAGCTCTATCCAAAGCAGAGTCAGTTATATGAGGCTCTTGGACTTATTTATATATCCAAGGCCGAAAATGCCCACCAGCCGATCTCAGAGAATATTCTGAAACAGGTAATTTCTTTGCGCAGAAAAGGTAGAGACCTGTTTGACGCCGGTGCGACTGAGGTGCCTACTCTGAAGCTGACTGCATTTCCATTTAATGCTCGTTTCCTCGTCACAACGCCGTGGAATGGAGAAGTTTGGTCTCATGTGGGCATTCAGGGAAAGCATTGCTACGATCTTATGGGGGTCGATGAACAGGGAAAAGTTATCAAGGCGGGAGGCGATGGAAAGAGTAACGAAGATTTTCATACCTTCGGTATCGAGCTAATGGCCGTGGCAAATGGCACGGTCGTCTCTGCCACCATGGGAAGCAGCGATCAGCCACCTGGCGAGAGAAATTGGCAACCAGGCAATACTGTTATGATACGCCATGTTGACGGTTCATACGCATATTACGATCACCTCAAGTATCCTGGCCCCAGCGTAAAAGTTGGAGAACCAGTGCGCCAGGGCCAAGTGATTGGCCACATGGGAAATACTGGAGCATCCGGTGCCCCTCACCTGCATTTTTGTCTGTTCAGGGATGTTAATAGTACGAGAGTGACAATTCCATATACGTTTCCTACGCGGAACATTACCTCCGAAAAGAGAAGCGGACAAAGCCAGGGCCCCTACCGCAAAGGAGATATTGTAATACCTTGA